In one Rhodococcus sp. B50 genomic region, the following are encoded:
- a CDS encoding TetR/AcrR family transcriptional regulator: MTTENSAGSTLSPRASEAVKRSLSPRQEAASRDVDTLIRCGRELLTRGEPARVADIVAAAGLSNDAFYRYFKSKGDFVDAVVEEGGHRLVRYLRHRIDKAADPDDALRAGIAAVLSQAVDPEIAAATRNVVSSAGGRSHAPKVREDLEKAVAEVLAVPITELGSTDPQRDSLTTSILLLAVMEHLLWREASTFDADAEVEQIVGYARRGLRTS; encoded by the coding sequence GTGACCACCGAGAATTCAGCTGGGTCGACCCTGTCGCCCCGCGCCTCCGAGGCCGTGAAGAGAAGCCTGTCGCCCCGGCAGGAGGCCGCGAGCCGCGACGTCGACACCCTGATCCGGTGCGGACGCGAACTGCTCACCCGGGGCGAACCCGCCCGAGTCGCCGACATCGTGGCCGCCGCGGGACTCTCCAACGACGCTTTCTACCGCTATTTCAAGAGCAAGGGCGATTTCGTCGACGCCGTCGTCGAGGAGGGCGGGCACCGCCTCGTCCGGTATCTGCGTCACAGGATCGACAAGGCCGCCGACCCCGACGACGCCTTGCGCGCCGGCATAGCGGCCGTCCTCAGCCAGGCCGTCGATCCCGAGATCGCCGCCGCCACCCGCAATGTCGTGTCCTCCGCCGGTGGCCGGTCGCACGCACCGAAGGTGCGCGAGGATCTGGAGAAGGCGGTCGCGGAGGTGCTCGCCGTCCCCATCACCGAGCTGGGATCGACCGACCCGCAACGGGATTCGCTCACCACCTCGATCCTCCTGCTCGCGGTGATGGAGCATCTGCTGTGGAGGGAGGCGTCCACCTTCGACGCCGACGCAGAGGTCGAGCAGATCGTCGGATACGCGCGACGGGGCCTGCGCACGTCCTAG
- a CDS encoding arabinosyltransferase domain-containing protein, whose product MPDDVTTSPAPAPTAPRSMGEDLRTRYRTARLVAVVAGLLGMILALATPFLPVRVTEATMSWPQDAAATDVELPLMSQVPLQFRATVPCTAIAGMPAEGGMLLATAPTSGQDAALNAMFVRVGAENVDVLDRNVVVATAPRADVESGACSELQIFSDSERTTAEFVGLSDENGNPRAGELTGDLRPLVVGVFSDLPTAVPGLEVTVDVDSRFTSSPTLVKSLAMILAVLSTALALGALAKLDGTDGRGHRRFLPSRWWKFTGVDVVVVVTLVGWHFFGANTSDDGYLLTMARASENSGYMANYFRWFGVPEAPFGWYYDVLAAFAKISTASPWMRIPALIAGILCWMVISREVVPRLGRAVRHNRIALWTGGLVFLAFWLPYNNGLRPEPIVALGALLTWCSIERAIATGRLLPAATAVFIGAFTLAAAPTGLMCIAALIAGIRPMTRIIVRRHREVGTLPLLAPIGAAGLLVLVVVFSDQTLAAVLEATRVRTIIGPNEEWWNDFLRYYYLMVQTVDGSLPRRFAFLVMLLCLFTTLFVLLRRRRIPGVAVSPTWRLLGIVFGTIFFMMFNPTKWTHHFGAYAGIAGSLATVTAVVVSASALRSRRNRTIFLAGLLFILAVSFAGINGWWYVSSYGVPWFDKTVSLSGYQSSSLFLILFGLALVLVAWQYLREGYAPPPESPETRKGRRIRALAAAPLTVVAAAMVLFEVLSLLKGAVSQYPAYSLARSNIGAVAGQTCGLANDVLVEADPNEGRLEPIIDPGNPPADGDPLAGAAPRGFTPDGVPSDLTADYVEVKPGQGNTDNQSVGPTFETGAGGGTTGGSGEQTVNGSTVRLPFGLDPAVTPVLGSYQDGVQEPASLTSSWYALPEITDETPLVIISAAGRIWSYDDTGALTYGQSLLVEYGTRQADGTVEAKGTYLPRDIGPAPSWRNLRVPLADLPDDVDAVRIVANDPNLTGDQWLAFTPPRVPTLERLDAQLGSEQPLLLDWAVGLQFPCQRPFDHWAGVAEMPNYRVLPDRPLAVSSTDTWQSADNGGPLGFAEVLARPEQVPTYLENDWGRDWGSVERYVRFYPNAQPAELTTTEVTRSGLWKPAPMRVYE is encoded by the coding sequence GTGCCCGACGACGTGACGACCTCACCCGCGCCCGCTCCGACCGCTCCACGGTCGATGGGCGAGGACCTTCGCACTCGGTACCGGACCGCGCGGCTCGTCGCCGTCGTCGCCGGGCTGCTCGGCATGATCTTGGCGCTGGCCACACCGTTCCTTCCGGTCCGCGTGACCGAGGCGACGATGTCGTGGCCGCAGGACGCAGCGGCGACCGACGTCGAATTGCCGTTGATGTCGCAGGTCCCCCTGCAGTTCCGCGCCACCGTGCCGTGCACCGCCATCGCGGGGATGCCCGCCGAGGGCGGCATGCTGCTCGCGACCGCCCCCACCAGCGGGCAGGACGCCGCGCTCAACGCGATGTTCGTGCGGGTCGGCGCCGAGAACGTCGACGTCCTCGACCGCAACGTGGTGGTCGCGACCGCGCCGCGCGCCGACGTCGAGTCGGGTGCGTGCAGCGAACTGCAGATCTTCTCCGACTCCGAACGCACCACAGCCGAGTTCGTCGGCCTCTCCGACGAGAACGGCAACCCGCGGGCCGGCGAGCTCACCGGCGACCTGCGGCCGCTCGTCGTCGGTGTGTTCAGCGACCTGCCGACCGCCGTTCCCGGCCTCGAGGTCACCGTCGACGTCGACTCCCGATTCACGTCGTCGCCGACACTGGTGAAATCCCTCGCGATGATCCTCGCGGTGCTGTCGACGGCGCTCGCGCTCGGCGCGCTGGCCAAGCTCGACGGCACGGACGGTCGTGGGCACCGCCGGTTCCTGCCGTCCCGTTGGTGGAAGTTCACCGGTGTCGACGTCGTCGTCGTCGTCACGCTCGTCGGCTGGCACTTCTTCGGCGCGAACACCTCCGACGACGGCTACCTGCTCACCATGGCCAGGGCGTCGGAGAACTCCGGCTACATGGCCAACTACTTCCGCTGGTTCGGTGTCCCCGAAGCTCCCTTCGGCTGGTACTACGACGTGCTGGCGGCGTTCGCGAAGATCTCCACGGCCAGCCCGTGGATGCGCATCCCGGCGCTGATCGCCGGAATCCTGTGCTGGATGGTCATCAGCCGTGAGGTGGTGCCGCGTCTCGGCCGGGCCGTGCGGCACAACCGCATCGCGCTGTGGACCGGCGGACTGGTCTTCCTCGCCTTCTGGCTGCCCTACAACAACGGTCTGCGGCCCGAGCCGATCGTCGCGCTCGGTGCGCTGCTCACCTGGTGCTCGATCGAACGCGCCATCGCGACCGGTCGTCTGCTGCCCGCCGCGACGGCGGTGTTCATCGGCGCCTTCACCCTCGCCGCGGCACCGACCGGCCTGATGTGTATCGCCGCGCTCATCGCCGGCATCCGGCCGATGACGCGGATCATCGTGCGCCGCCACCGTGAGGTCGGCACCCTGCCGCTGCTCGCCCCGATCGGCGCGGCCGGCCTGCTCGTGCTCGTCGTGGTGTTCTCCGACCAGACCCTCGCCGCGGTCCTCGAAGCGACCCGCGTGCGCACCATCATCGGCCCCAACGAAGAGTGGTGGAACGACTTCCTCCGCTACTACTACCTGATGGTGCAGACCGTCGACGGGTCGCTGCCGCGCCGCTTCGCGTTCCTCGTGATGCTGTTGTGCCTGTTCACGACACTGTTCGTGCTGCTGCGCCGCCGCCGCATCCCCGGGGTCGCCGTGAGCCCGACCTGGCGTCTGCTCGGCATCGTCTTCGGCACGATCTTCTTCATGATGTTCAACCCCACGAAGTGGACCCACCACTTCGGGGCGTACGCCGGCATCGCCGGATCGCTCGCGACGGTCACCGCCGTCGTGGTCTCCGCGAGCGCGTTGCGGTCGCGCCGCAACCGCACGATCTTCCTTGCCGGACTGCTGTTCATCCTGGCGGTGTCGTTCGCGGGTATCAACGGCTGGTGGTACGTCTCGAGCTACGGCGTGCCGTGGTTCGACAAGACGGTCTCGCTGAGCGGCTACCAGTCGAGCTCGCTGTTCCTGATCCTGTTCGGGCTCGCGCTGGTACTCGTCGCGTGGCAGTACCTCCGCGAGGGATACGCGCCGCCGCCGGAGTCGCCGGAGACGAGGAAGGGCCGCCGGATCCGCGCCCTCGCGGCCGCGCCGCTCACGGTCGTCGCCGCGGCGATGGTGCTGTTCGAGGTGCTGTCGCTGCTCAAGGGTGCGGTGTCGCAGTACCCCGCGTATTCGCTCGCCCGGTCCAACATCGGTGCGGTCGCCGGGCAGACCTGTGGTCTCGCGAACGACGTGCTCGTCGAGGCGGACCCCAACGAGGGACGTCTCGAACCGATCATCGATCCGGGTAATCCCCCGGCGGACGGCGATCCGCTCGCCGGTGCTGCGCCGCGCGGCTTCACTCCCGACGGCGTGCCGTCCGATCTGACCGCCGACTACGTCGAGGTGAAGCCCGGTCAGGGCAACACCGACAACCAGAGCGTCGGCCCCACCTTCGAGACCGGCGCGGGCGGCGGCACCACGGGCGGCTCGGGTGAGCAGACCGTCAACGGCAGCACCGTGCGCCTGCCCTTCGGACTCGACCCGGCCGTCACGCCGGTGCTCGGCAGTTACCAGGACGGCGTGCAGGAACCCGCCTCGCTCACGTCGAGCTGGTACGCCCTGCCGGAGATCACCGACGAGACGCCGCTGGTGATCATCTCCGCGGCCGGTCGCATCTGGTCGTACGACGACACCGGCGCACTGACCTACGGCCAGTCGCTGCTCGTCGAGTACGGCACCCGCCAGGCCGACGGCACTGTCGAGGCGAAGGGCACCTACCTGCCGCGCGACATCGGTCCCGCACCGTCGTGGCGGAACCTGCGCGTGCCGCTCGCCGACCTGCCCGACGACGTCGATGCCGTCCGCATCGTCGCCAACGACCCCAACCTCACCGGCGACCAGTGGCTGGCGTTCACGCCGCCGCGCGTCCCGACCCTCGAGCGGCTCGACGCCCAGCTCGGTTCCGAGCAGCCGCTCCTGCTGGACTGGGCCGTGGGTCTGCAGTTCCCGTGCCAGCGGCCGTTCGACCACTGGGCGGGCGTCGCCGAGATGCCGAACTACCGGGTCCTTCCCGACCGTCCGCTCGCGGTGTCGTCGACCGACACCTGGCAGTCCGCCGACAACGGTGGCCCGCTCGGCTTCGCGGAGGTCCTGGCGCGACCCGAGCAGGTGCCCACCTACCTGGAGAACGACTGGGGTCGCGACTGGGGTTCGGTGGAGCGGTACGTGCGCTTCTACCCCAACGCGCAGCCGGCGGAACTGACCACCACCGAGGTGACGCGGTCGGGTCTGTGGAAGCCCGCGCCGATGCGCGTCTACGAGTGA
- the pks13 gene encoding polyketide synthase Pks13 (Pks13 is a key enzyme in mycolic acid biosynthesis.), which produces MTVAQLREWLRNWIADATGQPVSQISDDRPMEEFGLSSRDAVAMAGEIEELLGVTLNATIAYQHPTIASLATRIIEGEPEAPADDDSALYTVGAVAGSKDIAIVGLSTRFPGNVDTPEQMWELLASGRDGISDLPEGRWSEFENDPAVWESIRNANTKGGYLGDVKGFDAEFFAMSPREVEMVDPQQRLALELTWEALEHAHIPPSELKGGSVGVFIGSSASDYMLLAVGDPSAAHPYALTGTSTAVIANRVSYFYDFHGPSVTLDTACSSSLVAVHQAVRALRNGEADVALAGGVNMLLAPAGTLGFDELGVMAPDGRIKAFSADADGMIRAEGGGLVVLKRLEDAERDGDDILAVIAGSAVNQDGRSNGLAAPNPEAQVDVLRRAYRDAQILPSGVDYIEAHGTGTVLGDPIEADALGRVVGRSREDDKPVLLGSAKTNFGHLESAAGAAGLIKVVLAMQNDRLPPTLNYTAPNPYIPFDTAHLKVIPEGATWPRYTGRAVAGVSGFGFGGTNAHVVVREYTGPADFEASEAEVEVLPEEIPATLGEQAETARELPVLLAVSAAMPSRRRRAAADLADWLETEQGSTTPLADVARTLARRNHGRSRAIVVAGNHGEAIAGLRAVAAGKPAQGVFTADAPASKGAVWVLSGFGAQHRKMAKQLYLENPVFAAAVDEVDELIYDESGYSMKEKFLDDAQDYDVETAQVGIFTIQIGLAALLRHHGAEPSAVVGHSMGEAAGAYISGGLSLEDAVRVICSRSRLMGEAESGLTGDDIRLMALVEYSAAEITDVLPDFPQLEVCVYAAPTHTVIGGPQEQVNAIVARAEAEEKFARVLQTKGASHTSQVDPILGELAAELAGIEPHRLKVDLYSSVDQETLYRAGHDGIHDVEYWTKGMRHSVYFTQAIRQALSDGHTTFVELNANPATLMSVAATAFDAGVQDGQFIQTLKRKEDESLGVLAALAQLYVHGQSVDLKTLLPEGDYADLPRTAFLRKPYWVDASIGTSGNGRVPGARVALPDGRYVWEVQASVVTDTAELLVAAASQVLSDVTLTASIPHTDVPATGTLTTTLTRHPGGASLQVHANTGDGFTLVHEGVVTSGEPLPTPVAAAAKPAAQAEELPEVVESFGDKWDPNGSQTLDDRLRLIVAESMGYAPEDLPAEIPLIELGLDSLMAVRIKNRVEYEFDIPQLQLSAVKDASLRDVAKYLRYAVENREEVAQLAEQQAAEKAAERAAAAEQHELPQVAGQDELPQVEDTTAVGEAEQILAEAEAQTTAEASAATEPEQESSGVDVPPRDAAERLTFASWAVITGRSAKGIFNPLPKLDRADAERLAARLTERSEGEITVDDVLAASTIEQLAETVRQHLESADRIDGLVRTLRPRVEGSDAVPVFVFHPAGGSTVAYEPLLRRLPAHTPVFGFERTEGPIDTRAQAYLPLIEEIQGDGPYVLCGWSLGGVLAYAVARLLREKGKDVRLVGLIDTVMAGEKVEDTPDEIRKRWQRYSAFAKKTYGIDAPLPYDLLAEAGSDEEQIGILMGLLELSGAQIPGGIIEHQRTSWLDNRAIQTAELAPYGGKVVLYMADKYHDDAIDLEPAFGTRQPDGGWGEVVEDLEVVHVGGDHLQIVDEPYISKVGEDLTRKLADIEASRS; this is translated from the coding sequence ATGACGGTTGCGCAGCTGCGCGAATGGCTGCGCAACTGGATCGCCGACGCGACCGGTCAGCCGGTCTCCCAGATCTCGGACGATCGTCCGATGGAGGAGTTCGGTCTGTCCTCCCGGGACGCAGTCGCCATGGCGGGCGAGATCGAGGAGCTCCTCGGTGTCACGCTGAACGCGACGATCGCCTACCAGCACCCGACGATCGCGTCCCTCGCGACGCGCATCATCGAGGGCGAGCCCGAGGCACCCGCCGACGACGACTCCGCCCTGTACACGGTCGGTGCGGTGGCGGGTTCGAAGGACATCGCCATCGTCGGCCTGTCCACCCGTTTCCCGGGCAACGTCGACACCCCCGAACAGATGTGGGAGCTGCTCGCGTCCGGACGCGACGGCATCAGCGATCTGCCCGAGGGCCGCTGGTCGGAGTTCGAGAACGACCCGGCCGTGTGGGAGTCGATCCGTAACGCCAACACCAAGGGCGGCTATCTCGGCGACGTCAAGGGCTTCGACGCCGAGTTCTTCGCGATGTCGCCGCGCGAGGTCGAGATGGTCGACCCGCAGCAGCGTCTCGCGCTGGAGCTGACCTGGGAGGCGCTCGAGCACGCGCACATCCCGCCGAGCGAGCTCAAGGGTGGCTCGGTCGGTGTGTTCATCGGCAGCTCGGCGAGCGACTACATGCTCCTCGCGGTCGGCGACCCGTCCGCAGCGCATCCCTACGCGCTCACCGGCACCTCCACCGCGGTCATCGCCAACCGCGTGTCGTACTTCTACGACTTCCACGGCCCGTCGGTCACGCTCGACACGGCGTGCTCGTCGTCGCTGGTCGCCGTGCACCAGGCTGTGCGCGCGCTGCGCAACGGCGAAGCCGACGTCGCCCTCGCCGGTGGCGTCAACATGCTGCTCGCCCCGGCCGGCACCCTCGGCTTCGACGAACTCGGCGTGATGGCCCCCGACGGCCGCATCAAGGCGTTCTCCGCCGACGCCGACGGCATGATCCGCGCCGAAGGCGGCGGTCTCGTGGTGCTCAAGCGTCTCGAGGACGCCGAGCGCGACGGCGACGACATCCTCGCGGTGATCGCCGGTTCGGCTGTCAACCAGGACGGTCGTTCCAACGGTCTGGCCGCCCCCAACCCCGAAGCGCAGGTCGACGTATTGCGCCGCGCCTACCGCGACGCGCAGATCCTGCCGTCCGGTGTCGACTACATCGAGGCGCACGGCACCGGCACGGTGCTCGGCGACCCGATCGAGGCCGACGCGCTCGGCCGTGTCGTCGGCCGCAGCCGCGAGGACGACAAACCGGTCCTGCTCGGGTCGGCCAAGACCAATTTCGGTCATCTCGAGTCCGCTGCCGGTGCGGCCGGTCTCATCAAGGTCGTTCTCGCGATGCAGAACGACCGGCTCCCGCCGACGCTCAACTACACGGCGCCCAACCCGTACATCCCGTTCGACACCGCGCACCTGAAGGTCATCCCCGAGGGCGCGACGTGGCCGCGCTACACCGGCCGCGCCGTCGCGGGCGTGTCCGGATTCGGTTTCGGTGGCACCAACGCGCACGTCGTCGTGCGCGAGTACACCGGCCCCGCCGATTTCGAAGCTTCCGAGGCCGAGGTCGAGGTGCTGCCCGAAGAGATCCCGGCGACCCTGGGGGAGCAGGCCGAGACCGCTCGCGAACTTCCCGTCCTGCTTGCCGTTTCGGCCGCGATGCCGTCGCGTCGCCGTCGTGCGGCCGCCGACCTCGCCGACTGGCTCGAGACCGAGCAGGGCAGCACGACGCCGCTCGCCGACGTCGCCCGCACGCTCGCGCGTCGAAACCACGGCCGGTCCCGCGCGATCGTCGTGGCGGGCAACCACGGCGAGGCGATCGCCGGTCTGCGTGCCGTTGCCGCCGGCAAGCCCGCACAGGGCGTGTTCACCGCCGACGCTCCGGCATCCAAGGGCGCGGTGTGGGTGCTGTCCGGTTTCGGTGCCCAGCACCGCAAGATGGCCAAGCAGTTGTACCTCGAGAACCCGGTCTTCGCGGCGGCCGTCGACGAGGTCGACGAGCTGATCTACGACGAGTCGGGCTACTCCATGAAGGAGAAGTTCCTCGACGACGCGCAGGACTACGACGTCGAGACCGCGCAGGTCGGCATCTTCACGATCCAGATCGGTCTCGCCGCGCTGCTGCGTCACCACGGCGCCGAGCCTTCCGCGGTCGTCGGCCACTCGATGGGTGAGGCCGCCGGTGCCTACATCTCGGGCGGACTGTCGCTCGAGGACGCCGTGCGCGTCATCTGCTCACGCTCGCGTCTGATGGGTGAGGCCGAGTCCGGCCTGACCGGCGACGACATCCGTCTCATGGCCCTCGTCGAGTACAGCGCCGCCGAGATCACCGACGTGCTGCCCGACTTTCCGCAGCTCGAGGTCTGCGTCTACGCGGCGCCGACCCACACCGTCATCGGTGGCCCGCAGGAGCAGGTCAACGCGATCGTCGCGCGTGCCGAGGCCGAGGAGAAGTTCGCCCGGGTCCTGCAGACCAAGGGTGCGAGCCACACCTCGCAGGTCGATCCGATCCTCGGCGAACTCGCGGCCGAGCTCGCCGGTATCGAACCGCACCGCCTGAAGGTCGACCTGTACTCCTCGGTCGATCAGGAGACCCTCTACCGCGCAGGTCACGACGGCATCCACGACGTCGAGTACTGGACCAAGGGCATGCGCCACAGCGTGTACTTCACGCAGGCGATCCGCCAGGCCCTGTCCGACGGGCACACCACCTTCGTCGAGCTCAACGCCAACCCCGCGACGCTCATGTCGGTTGCGGCGACGGCCTTCGACGCCGGTGTGCAGGACGGCCAGTTCATCCAGACGCTGAAGCGCAAGGAGGACGAGTCGCTCGGCGTCCTCGCCGCCCTCGCGCAGCTCTACGTGCACGGGCAGTCGGTCGACCTGAAGACCCTGCTGCCGGAAGGCGACTACGCCGATCTGCCGCGCACCGCCTTCCTCCGCAAGCCGTACTGGGTCGACGCCAGCATCGGCACCTCCGGCAACGGCCGGGTGCCGGGCGCCCGGGTCGCCCTGCCCGACGGTCGCTACGTCTGGGAGGTGCAGGCCTCCGTCGTCACCGACACGGCCGAACTGCTCGTCGCGGCGGCCTCGCAGGTGCTGTCCGACGTCACGCTCACCGCGTCCATCCCGCACACCGACGTCCCCGCGACCGGCACCCTCACCACGACGCTCACCCGGCATCCGGGTGGCGCGTCGCTGCAGGTGCACGCGAACACCGGCGACGGTTTCACGCTCGTCCACGAGGGTGTCGTCACCTCCGGAGAGCCGCTGCCCACACCCGTCGCGGCTGCTGCGAAGCCCGCCGCGCAGGCCGAGGAGCTGCCCGAGGTCGTCGAGTCGTTCGGCGACAAGTGGGATCCGAACGGATCGCAGACCCTCGACGACCGCCTGAGGCTGATCGTCGCCGAGTCCATGGGCTACGCGCCCGAGGACCTGCCGGCCGAGATCCCGCTCATCGAGCTGGGCCTCGACTCGCTCATGGCCGTCCGAATCAAGAACCGCGTCGAGTACGAGTTCGACATCCCCCAGCTGCAGCTGTCGGCTGTCAAGGACGCGAGTCTGCGCGACGTCGCGAAGTACCTGCGGTACGCCGTCGAGAATCGCGAGGAGGTCGCGCAGCTCGCCGAGCAGCAGGCCGCCGAGAAGGCAGCCGAACGGGCCGCCGCTGCTGAACAGCACGAGCTCCCGCAGGTCGCGGGGCAGGACGAGCTCCCGCAGGTCGAGGACACCACCGCGGTGGGCGAGGCCGAACAGATCCTCGCCGAGGCCGAAGCACAGACCACGGCCGAGGCATCGGCAGCGACCGAGCCCGAACAGGAGTCGAGCGGAGTCGACGTGCCGCCGCGCGACGCCGCGGAACGGTTGACCTTCGCCTCCTGGGCGGTGATCACCGGAAGGTCGGCCAAGGGCATCTTCAACCCGCTGCCGAAGCTCGACCGCGCCGACGCCGAGCGACTCGCCGCCCGGCTGACCGAGCGGTCCGAGGGCGAGATCACCGTCGACGACGTGCTCGCCGCCTCGACCATCGAACAGCTCGCCGAGACCGTCCGGCAGCACCTCGAATCCGCCGACCGCATCGACGGACTGGTGCGCACGCTGCGGCCCCGCGTCGAAGGATCGGACGCCGTGCCGGTCTTCGTCTTCCACCCCGCGGGTGGATCGACCGTCGCATACGAGCCGTTGCTGCGCCGCCTCCCGGCGCACACCCCGGTGTTCGGTTTCGAGCGCACCGAGGGCCCGATCGACACCCGCGCCCAGGCGTACCTACCACTCATCGAAGAGATCCAGGGCGACGGACCGTACGTACTGTGCGGCTGGTCGCTCGGCGGTGTCCTCGCTTACGCGGTGGCCCGTCTGCTGCGCGAGAAGGGTAAGGACGTGCGCCTCGTCGGCCTCATCGACACGGTCATGGCCGGTGAGAAGGTCGAGGACACGCCCGACGAGATCCGCAAGCGCTGGCAGCGTTACTCGGCGTTCGCGAAGAAGACCTACGGGATCGACGCGCCGCTGCCCTACGACCTGCTGGCCGAGGCCGGCAGCGACGAGGAGCAGATCGGCATCCTGATGGGGCTGCTCGAGCTGAGCGGGGCGCAGATTCCCGGCGGCATCATCGAGCACCAGCGCACGTCGTGGCTCGACAACCGTGCCATTCAGACCGCGGAACTCGCGCCCTACGGCGGCAAGGTCGTGCTGTACATGGCCGACAAGTACCACGACGACGCGATCGATCTCGAGCCGGCCTTCGGCACCCGGCAGCCCGATGGGGGTTGGGGCGAGGTCGTCGAAGATCTCGAGGTCGTACACGTCGGCGGCGATCACCTGCAGATCGTCGACGAACCGTACATCTCGAAGGTGGGGGAAGACCTGACCCGCAAGCTGGCCGACATCGAGGCCTCGAGGAGCTGA
- a CDS encoding acyl-CoA carboxylase subunit beta: MSTTAQKLAELREKLEVAKEPAGELAVAKRAKKGIPSARERIDMLLDRGSFVEIGALMKTPGRDDAMYGDAVVVGHGTVDGRPVAVFSHDQTVFGGSVGEMFGRKVAAVLDFALKIGCPVVGINDSGGARVQDAVTSLAWYGEIGKRHEPLSGLCPQISVIVGNCAGGAVYAPINTDVVVATEGSHMFVTGPDVIKAVTGESVSLEELGGARQQAEYGNVHHVAPDEKAAFEWVRRYLSYMPSNAQEKPPIVNPGLESEITPDDLELDTFMPDADNSGYDMHDILLKIFDDGDFLEVRSQTAPNIITGYARVDGRAVGVVANQPLYLSGALDAAAADKAAHFVRVCDAYDIPLVFVVDTPGFLPGVEQEKIGVIKRGGRFLFSYVEASVPKVTVVVRKSYGGGYAVMGSKQLGADINFAWPTARIAVMGAESAVAVIGRRQIEAAGENAPAVRQQLINFYNEHVATPYIAAERGYVDAVIEPSTTRLEIRKALNLLRDKEVFKNPRKHHLLPL; encoded by the coding sequence GTGAGCACCACGGCACAGAAGCTGGCCGAGCTGCGCGAGAAGCTGGAGGTGGCGAAGGAGCCTGCGGGCGAACTCGCCGTCGCCAAGCGCGCGAAGAAGGGCATCCCGAGCGCCCGCGAGCGAATCGACATGCTGCTCGACAGGGGCAGCTTCGTCGAGATCGGCGCGCTGATGAAGACGCCCGGCCGCGACGACGCCATGTACGGCGACGCCGTCGTCGTCGGACACGGGACGGTCGACGGCCGCCCGGTCGCGGTGTTCTCCCACGACCAGACCGTCTTCGGCGGCAGCGTCGGTGAGATGTTCGGCCGCAAGGTCGCCGCGGTCCTCGACTTCGCGCTCAAGATCGGCTGTCCGGTCGTCGGCATCAACGACTCCGGTGGTGCCCGCGTGCAGGACGCCGTCACCTCGCTCGCCTGGTACGGCGAGATCGGCAAGCGTCACGAGCCGCTGTCGGGTCTGTGTCCTCAGATCTCGGTGATCGTCGGCAACTGCGCCGGTGGTGCGGTCTACGCGCCGATCAACACCGATGTCGTGGTCGCCACCGAGGGCTCACACATGTTCGTCACCGGCCCGGACGTCATCAAGGCGGTCACCGGTGAGAGCGTGAGCCTCGAGGAGCTCGGTGGTGCCCGTCAGCAGGCCGAGTACGGCAACGTGCACCACGTCGCGCCCGACGAGAAGGCCGCCTTCGAGTGGGTGCGGCGGTACCTGAGCTACATGCCGTCCAACGCGCAGGAGAAGCCGCCGATCGTCAATCCCGGTCTCGAATCGGAGATCACGCCCGACGATCTCGAACTCGACACGTTCATGCCCGACGCCGACAACTCCGGCTACGACATGCACGACATCCTGCTGAAGATCTTCGACGACGGCGACTTCCTCGAGGTCCGCTCGCAGACCGCGCCGAACATCATCACCGGCTACGCGCGTGTCGACGGTCGTGCCGTGGGTGTCGTGGCGAACCAGCCGCTGTACCTGTCGGGTGCGCTCGACGCCGCAGCCGCCGACAAAGCCGCGCACTTCGTGCGCGTGTGCGACGCCTACGACATCCCGCTCGTGTTCGTCGTCGACACCCCGGGCTTCCTGCCCGGTGTCGAGCAGGAGAAGATCGGCGTCATCAAGCGTGGCGGCCGGTTCCTGTTCTCGTACGTCGAGGCGTCGGTGCCGAAGGTGACCGTCGTGGTTCGCAAGTCGTACGGTGGCGGTTACGCGGTGATGGGTTCCAAGCAGCTCGGCGCCGACATCAACTTCGCGTGGCCCACCGCGCGTATCGCCGTGATGGGTGCCGAATCGGCCGTCGCGGTGATCGGCCGCCGGCAGATCGAGGCCGCGGGCGAGAACGCTCCGGCGGTTCGCCAGCAGCTCATCAACTTCTACAACGAGCATGTCGCGACGCCGTACATCGCGGCCGAGCGCGGATATGTCGACGCGGTGATCGAGCCGTCGACCACCCGCCTCGAAATCCGCAAGGCGCTGAACCTTCTTCGTGACAAGGAAGTGTTCAAGAACCCGCGGAAGCACCATCTGCTGCCGCTGTAG